A single region of the Brassica rapa cultivar Chiifu-401-42 chromosome A03, CAAS_Brap_v3.01, whole genome shotgun sequence genome encodes:
- the LOC103862032 gene encoding glucan endo-1,3-beta-glucosidase 5, whose amino-acid sequence MLSKSVFAVSFALILLYINLFIEVDGIGVNWGSQASHPLPPATVVRLLQANGIRKVKLFEADTKILGALSRSGIQVMVGIPNDLLAPIAASVAVAERWVSQNVSAHVSSNGVDIRYVAVGNEPFLKAFNGTFEDITLPALQNIQSALIKAGLATLVKVTVPLNADVYQSASNLPSDGDFRLEIRDLMISIVKFLSDNQAPFTINIYPFISLYNDPHFPVEFAFFDGTGDPINDNGRVYDNVLDANYDTLVWSLQKNGFGNLSIIVGEVGWPTDGDKNANMQYARRYNQGFMNRQRAGRGTPMRPGPMDAYLFSLIDEDAKSIQPGNFERHWGMFYIDGRPKYQLSLLANGNGLIPAKDVHHMGKKWCVLAPSASLEDPQLGPSVGYACDHADCTSLGYGSSCGGLDLAQNVSYAFNSYYQVSDQLESACKFPGGISMIVTRDPSFGSCQFKIMIKSDSSGGEASTKMCLTRSVAVLLLLLMCMYIVL is encoded by the exons ATGCTGTCCAAAAGTGTTTTTGCTGTCTCTTTCGCACTTATTTTGCTATACATAAACTTGTTCATCGAAGTCGACGGGATTGGTGTGAACTGGGGCTCACAGGCAAGTCACCCGCTACCTCCAGCGACGGTGGTGAGGCTTCTCCAGGCTAACGGAATCCGAAAGGTGAAACTTTTCGAGGCCGACACGAAGATTCTCGGAGCTTTAAGTCGGTCGGGGATTCAAGTTATGGTCGGAATCCCAAACGACTTACTTGCTCCTATAGCTGCAAGCGTTGCAGTCGCAGAGAGATGGGTCTCTCAGAACGTCTCTGCTCATGTCTCCTCCAATGGCGTCGATATCAG GTACGTGGCAGTTGGTAACGAGCCATTTCTAAAGGCATTCAACGGAACATTCGAGGACATAACACTCCCCGCTCTCCAGAACATACAATCAGCTCTCATCAAAGCCGGTTTAGCCACCCTGGTCAAAGTCACAGTCCCTCTCAACGCAGACGTGTACCAAAGCGCCTCCAACCTCCCTTCAGACGGAGACTTCAGACTCGAAATCCGCGACCTCATGATCAGCATCGTCAAGTTCCTAAGCGACAACCAAGCTCCCTTCACCATCAACATCTACCCTTTCATCAGTCTCTACAACGACCCTCACTTCCCCGTGGAGTTCGCCTTCTTCGACGGCACAGGTGATCCCATAAACGACAATGGCAGAGTCTACGACAACGTCCTCGACGCGAACTACGATACATTGGTCTGGTCCTTGCAGAAGAACGGGTTTGGTAACTTGTCCATCATCGTTGGGGAGGTCGGGTGGCCTACTGATGGAGATAAGAACGCTAACATGCAGTACGCACGGCGGTATAATCAAGGGTTCATGAACCGTCAGAGAGCTGGGAGAGGCACGCCTATGAGACCTGGTCCTATGGACGCTTACTTGTTTAGCCTTATCGACGAAGACGCCAAGAGCATTCAGCCAGGGAACTTTGAGAGACACTGGGGGATGTTTTACATCGATGGACGGCCTAAGTATCAGCTCAGCCTTCTTGCTAACGGTAATGGGTTGATCCCAGCGAAGGATGTGCATCATATGGGGAAGAAATGGTGTGTTCTTGCGCCGTCGGCTAGTCTTGAGGATCCTCAGCTGGGACCGAGCGTTGGATACGCTTGTGATCATGCTGATTGCACTAGTCTTGGGTATGGCTCGTCGTGTGGTGGCTTGGATTTGGCGCAGAATGTTTCGTATGCGTTTAATAGTTATTACCAGGTGAGTGACCAGCTGGAGAGTGCGTGTAAGTTCCCTGGGGGTATATCTATGATCGTTACTAGGGATCCTTCTTTTGGGAGTTGTCAGTTTAAGATAATGATCAAGTCAGATTCTTCAGGTGGTGAAGCAAGTACCAAGATGTGTTTAACAAGATCAGTGGCAGTGTTGTTACTCTTGTTGATGTGTATGTATATTGTTCTATGA